One stretch of Micromonospora echinospora DNA includes these proteins:
- the eccCa gene encoding type VII secretion protein EccCa, whose amino-acid sequence MGRRRRRGGEARMSTVTVKRPPRATGPEAPEGSIELQEPPLMAEEAPLDFRSFAMVVPMGLGMGAMLAMFGLYNRAPIMYVMGGAMAGGMLLMGVMQIGRAASERKRKMRGERRDFLRYIGQLRKQARDAADQQRRHVLWNNPQPGWLWSIAMGSRLWERRPSHDDFGRVRIGLGRQAAMLKFNPPSTKPIEDLEPLSSISLRRFSEAYRTVSGIPTSVGLPSFTSVEFEGAVDPAIDLARAMVAQLATFHAPDELRIAVLAAEVHRGPWEWVKWLPHNAHPTAYDAAGPVRMFAGSHDALMDILGPEITDRGDHDRAVRPTTSEPFLVIVAHLVDLPDSSRLLGAGIRNVVLLDLTGAMPGGPKVLRLTVTDDVVEFPAGATTGTAKRDGLDETQCEALARIIAPKRTSGTLDVSDEPLDTSFELTTLLGIRDAMTFDVQALWRTRTPQRNRLMVPIGVTEEGEVIELDLKESAQGGMGPHGLLIGATGSGKSELLRTLVCGLAATHSSEILNLVLVDFKGGATFLGMDKLPHTSAVITNLADELPLVDRMQDALNGEMTRRQEMLRASGYASLFDYEKARGNGAQLVPFPVLLIIVDEFSELLSSKSEFMDLFVSIGRLGRSLGVHLLLASQRLDEGRINRVEGHLSYRLALRTFSSMESRSVIGVGAAYELPPEPGNGYLKVDTTNLVRFKAAYVSGAYTGSGRLSGVVDADDELTADVVPFTTRQVAARHDPGRDRPVEQAEEPAVDAGGPSLVEVLLDRLAGSGPPARQVWLPPLSSAPSLDSLMPSVLPDPVRGMTIDDPQVQGGLRVPVGVVDRPAEQLRELLVVDLNGADGHVGIAGAPQSGKSTLLRSLILALSLANTPREVQFYGLDFGGGGLASISGLPHVGSIATRMERDRVVRTVEEVLQVMEKREAEFARHGLDSMSSYLAKVAEGVIEDSFGHVFLVIDGWYTMKQDFQELEQKFQELASRGLSFGVHVIVTATRWSELRTWMRDLLGTKLELRLGDAMESEHGSRKAATVPSQVGRGLTEGALHFLAALPRMDGSSAVGDLAEATKSVVEEISTFWPGPTAPPVRMLPAHLMVETLPPPESEFKVVIGQDEQRLAPVWHDFMATPHMLVFGDSETGKTNMLRLVLRAIQQHYPPERAKVVLGDSRRDLDTAIGAAYQVGFAFTGDKMFELAGQTSVSMNRRLPGADVSSERMRKRDWWEGPELFVIVDDYDLMTKGTGMGSTLDPLLPLLAQGTFIGLHVIVARSTSGAMRAMMDPVIRRMWELGTPAALFSYPKEEGKFLGEAKARQLPPGRAQLVTRRGVRLMQTGFVSDTAR is encoded by the coding sequence CTGGGGCGGCGACGACGCCGGGGTGGAGAGGCTCGGATGAGTACGGTCACCGTCAAGCGCCCGCCCCGCGCCACCGGTCCGGAGGCGCCGGAGGGCTCGATCGAGCTCCAGGAGCCGCCGCTGATGGCCGAGGAGGCCCCCCTCGACTTCCGCTCGTTCGCGATGGTCGTGCCGATGGGCCTCGGCATGGGCGCGATGCTCGCCATGTTCGGCCTCTACAACCGCGCCCCGATCATGTACGTGATGGGCGGCGCGATGGCCGGCGGCATGCTGCTCATGGGCGTCATGCAGATCGGCCGGGCGGCCTCCGAGCGCAAACGCAAGATGCGCGGCGAGCGGCGCGACTTCCTGCGCTACATCGGGCAGCTGCGCAAGCAGGCCCGCGACGCGGCCGACCAGCAGCGCCGGCACGTCCTGTGGAACAACCCGCAGCCGGGCTGGCTCTGGTCGATCGCGATGGGCAGCCGGCTGTGGGAGCGGCGGCCCAGCCACGACGACTTCGGCCGGGTCCGCATCGGTCTCGGCCGGCAGGCCGCGATGCTGAAGTTCAACCCGCCCTCCACCAAGCCGATCGAGGATCTGGAACCGCTGTCGTCGATCTCGCTGCGGCGCTTCTCCGAGGCGTACCGCACGGTGTCGGGCATCCCGACCTCCGTCGGCCTGCCGAGCTTCACCAGCGTCGAGTTCGAGGGGGCCGTCGACCCGGCCATCGACCTGGCCCGCGCCATGGTGGCGCAGCTCGCCACCTTCCACGCCCCGGACGAGCTGCGGATCGCCGTGCTCGCCGCCGAGGTGCACCGGGGCCCGTGGGAGTGGGTCAAGTGGCTGCCGCACAACGCGCACCCCACGGCGTACGACGCGGCGGGCCCGGTCCGGATGTTCGCCGGCAGCCACGACGCGCTGATGGACATCCTCGGCCCCGAGATCACCGACCGGGGCGACCACGACCGGGCCGTCAGGCCGACCACGAGCGAGCCGTTCCTGGTGATCGTCGCGCACCTGGTGGACCTGCCGGACAGCTCCCGCCTGCTCGGCGCGGGCATCCGCAACGTGGTGCTGCTGGACCTGACCGGCGCGATGCCCGGCGGCCCCAAGGTGCTGCGGCTCACCGTCACCGACGACGTGGTGGAGTTCCCGGCCGGCGCGACGACCGGCACGGCCAAGCGTGACGGGCTCGACGAGACCCAGTGCGAGGCGCTCGCGCGGATCATCGCGCCGAAGCGGACCAGCGGCACCCTGGACGTCTCCGACGAGCCGCTGGACACCAGCTTCGAGCTGACCACGCTACTCGGCATCCGCGACGCGATGACCTTCGACGTGCAGGCGCTGTGGCGGACCCGGACCCCGCAGCGCAACCGCCTCATGGTGCCGATCGGCGTCACCGAGGAGGGTGAGGTCATCGAGCTGGACCTGAAGGAGTCCGCGCAGGGCGGCATGGGACCGCACGGGCTGCTCATCGGCGCCACCGGCTCGGGCAAGTCGGAGCTGCTGCGTACCCTCGTCTGCGGCCTCGCCGCGACGCACAGCTCGGAGATCCTCAACCTGGTGCTCGTCGACTTCAAGGGCGGCGCCACGTTCCTCGGCATGGACAAGCTGCCGCACACCTCGGCGGTGATCACCAACCTGGCCGACGAGCTGCCGCTTGTCGACCGGATGCAGGACGCGCTCAACGGCGAGATGACCCGGCGGCAGGAGATGCTGCGCGCCAGCGGCTACGCCTCGCTGTTCGACTACGAGAAGGCGCGCGGCAACGGCGCGCAGCTCGTGCCCTTCCCGGTGCTGCTGATCATCGTGGACGAGTTCAGCGAGCTGCTGTCCAGCAAGAGCGAGTTCATGGACCTGTTCGTCTCCATCGGCCGCCTCGGCCGGTCGCTCGGCGTGCACCTGCTGCTCGCCTCGCAGCGCCTGGACGAGGGGCGGATCAACCGGGTCGAGGGACACCTGTCCTACCGGCTGGCGCTGCGCACGTTCTCCTCGATGGAGTCCCGGTCGGTCATCGGCGTGGGCGCGGCGTACGAGCTGCCGCCCGAGCCCGGCAACGGCTACCTGAAGGTCGACACCACGAACCTGGTGCGCTTCAAGGCGGCGTACGTCTCCGGCGCGTACACCGGAAGCGGCCGCCTCAGCGGCGTCGTCGACGCCGACGACGAGCTGACCGCCGACGTGGTGCCGTTCACCACCCGGCAGGTCGCCGCGCGCCACGACCCCGGCCGGGACCGCCCGGTCGAGCAGGCCGAGGAGCCCGCCGTGGACGCCGGCGGGCCGAGCCTGGTCGAGGTGCTGCTGGACCGGCTCGCCGGCTCCGGCCCGCCGGCCCGCCAGGTCTGGTTGCCGCCGCTGTCCAGCGCGCCCAGCCTGGACTCGCTGATGCCGAGCGTGCTGCCCGACCCGGTCCGCGGCATGACCATCGACGACCCGCAGGTCCAGGGCGGTCTGCGGGTGCCGGTCGGCGTGGTGGACCGGCCCGCCGAGCAGTTGCGCGAGCTGCTGGTGGTGGACCTGAACGGCGCGGACGGCCACGTCGGCATCGCCGGCGCGCCGCAGAGCGGCAAGTCGACGCTGCTGCGCAGCCTGATCCTCGCGCTGTCGCTGGCGAACACGCCCCGGGAGGTGCAGTTCTACGGCCTCGACTTCGGCGGTGGCGGTCTCGCCTCGATCTCCGGCCTGCCGCACGTCGGCTCGATCGCGACGCGGATGGAGCGCGACCGCGTCGTCCGTACCGTCGAAGAGGTCCTCCAGGTCATGGAGAAGCGCGAGGCCGAGTTCGCCCGGCACGGGCTCGACTCCATGTCCAGCTACCTCGCAAAGGTCGCCGAGGGGGTGATCGAGGACAGCTTCGGGCACGTCTTCCTGGTCATCGACGGCTGGTACACGATGAAGCAGGACTTCCAGGAACTGGAGCAGAAGTTCCAGGAGCTCGCCTCGCGCGGCCTGTCGTTCGGCGTGCACGTGATCGTCACCGCTACCCGCTGGTCGGAGCTGCGTACCTGGATGCGGGACCTGCTCGGCACCAAGCTGGAGCTGCGGCTCGGCGACGCGATGGAGTCCGAGCACGGCTCCCGCAAGGCGGCCACGGTGCCGAGCCAGGTCGGCCGCGGCCTGACCGAGGGCGCGCTGCACTTCCTGGCCGCCCTGCCCCGGATGGACGGCAGCTCCGCGGTGGGCGACCTGGCCGAGGCGACCAAGTCGGTGGTCGAGGAGATCAGCACGTTCTGGCCCGGTCCGACCGCCCCGCCGGTACGGATGCTCCCGGCGCACCTGATGGTCGAGACGCTGCCGCCGCCCGAGTCCGAGTTCAAGGTCGTCATCGGCCAGGACGAGCAGCGTCTCGCCCCGGTCTGGCACGACTTCATGGCCACCCCGCACATGCTGGTGTTCGGCGACAGCGAGACCGGCAAGACCAACATGCTCCGGCTCGTGCTGCGGGCCATCCAGCAGCACTACCCGCCGGAGCGGGCGAAGGTCGTGCTCGGCGACTCCCGCCGCGACCTGGACACCGCGATCGGCGCCGCGTACCAGGTGGGCTTCGCGTTCACCGGCGACAAGATGTTCGAGCTGGCCGGCCAGACGTCGGTCTCGATGAACCGGCGGCTGCCCGGGGCGGACGTCTCGTCGGAGCGGATGCGCAAGCGCGACTGGTGGGAAGGGCCGGAGCTGTTCGTCATCGTGGACGACTACGACCTGATGACCAAGGGCACCGGGATGGGCTCGACGCTCGACCCGCTCCTGCCGTTGCTGGCCCAGGGCACCTTCATCGGCCTGCACGTGATCGTGGCCCGGAGCACCTCCGGCGCGATGCGGGCCATGATGGACCCGGTGATCCGGCGGATGTGGGAGCTGGGCACGCCCGCCGCGCTCTTCTCCTACCCGAAGGAGGAGGGCAAGTTCCTCGGCGAGGCGAAGGCCCGCCAACTGCCGCCCGGGCGCGCCCAGCTCGTCACCCGGCGCGGCGTACGTCTGATGCAGACCGGTTTCGTGTCGGACACGGCCCGATGA
- the eccD gene encoding type VII secretion integral membrane protein EccD: protein MSAALDDQLCRITVVGPARRADLAVPARMPVANLMPLLVRHTTDLARVPDGDVPDESWVLQRLGQAPFELSGTPESLDWLEGEELHLRPAEDPLPELDFDDLAEGVATVVNRRADRWQPEYRRVLFLVLSLVAMGLLAAVLVDRGPVLPQVIGGAVLAAGLFTAAMVSARQQTDGAFPLLFGGGAAFFAAVAASSAVDGDPDGVAWNADAALAAAVAIVAVTAFLLVAQRTVTPVMPFAPLLIVALTAAMVVLVLLAGAGFQLTAPEVSAVAVSVILVLIVIAPRAAVKLARLRGPQLPKTGADMSYDIEPEDSDLVKARADEADTYLTACMTASALVLPVLLHHTMQVPGWSGWTLVLVTSSAILLRSRTFFGFWQRIALVAAGTVGYLMVALMFSDTLAPAGRYVLLGGLVALLVPLVMAALRPWPRRMLPFWEYTAGGLDVATGLAVLPVLAQVLGLYAWARGLFG, encoded by the coding sequence GTGAGCGCAGCGCTTGACGACCAACTGTGCCGGATCACCGTGGTCGGGCCGGCCCGCCGGGCCGACCTGGCCGTGCCGGCCCGGATGCCGGTGGCGAACCTGATGCCGCTGCTCGTGCGGCACACCACCGACCTGGCCCGGGTCCCGGACGGCGACGTGCCGGACGAGTCGTGGGTGCTGCAACGTCTCGGCCAGGCGCCGTTCGAGCTGTCCGGCACGCCGGAGAGCCTGGACTGGCTGGAGGGCGAGGAGCTGCACCTGCGCCCGGCCGAGGATCCGCTGCCCGAACTCGACTTCGACGATCTGGCCGAGGGCGTCGCCACTGTGGTGAACCGGCGCGCGGACCGGTGGCAGCCGGAGTACCGCCGGGTGCTGTTCCTGGTGCTCTCCCTGGTGGCGATGGGGCTGCTCGCCGCCGTACTCGTCGATCGCGGCCCGGTGCTGCCCCAGGTGATCGGCGGCGCGGTGCTCGCGGCCGGTCTGTTCACCGCCGCTATGGTCAGCGCGCGCCAGCAGACCGACGGCGCGTTCCCGCTGCTGTTCGGCGGCGGCGCGGCGTTCTTCGCGGCGGTCGCCGCGTCCAGCGCCGTCGACGGCGACCCCGACGGCGTCGCCTGGAACGCCGACGCCGCGCTGGCCGCGGCCGTCGCGATCGTCGCGGTCACCGCGTTCCTGCTCGTCGCGCAGCGTACGGTCACGCCGGTCATGCCGTTCGCCCCGCTGCTGATCGTCGCGCTGACCGCCGCGATGGTGGTGCTCGTGCTGCTGGCCGGCGCCGGCTTCCAGCTCACCGCGCCGGAGGTCTCCGCCGTCGCCGTCTCGGTGATCCTCGTGCTGATCGTGATCGCGCCCCGGGCGGCGGTGAAACTGGCCCGGCTGCGCGGACCGCAGTTGCCCAAGACCGGCGCCGACATGTCCTACGACATCGAGCCGGAGGACTCCGACCTGGTCAAGGCCCGGGCCGACGAGGCGGACACCTACCTGACCGCCTGCATGACCGCCTCCGCGCTGGTCCTGCCGGTCCTGCTGCACCACACCATGCAGGTCCCGGGCTGGTCCGGGTGGACCCTGGTGCTCGTGACATCGAGTGCAATCCTGTTGCGCTCGCGTACCTTCTTCGGTTTCTGGCAGCGGATCGCCCTGGTGGCGGCCGGTACCGTCGGCTACCTCATGGTGGCCCTGATGTTCTCCGACACGCTCGCCCCGGCCGGCCGGTACGTCCTGCTCGGCGGGCTCGTCGCCCTCCTGGTCCCGCTGGTGATGGCCGCGCTGCGGCCGTGGCCGCGGCGAATGCTGCCGTTCTGGGAGTACACCGCGGGCGGGCTGGACGTCGCCACCGGGCTGGCCGTGCTGCCGGTGCTCGCCCAGGTGCTGGGGCTCTACGCCTGGGCCCGCGGACTGTTCGGGTAG
- the eccB gene encoding type VII secretion protein EccB: MQTQRDHVHAHQFMMGRLSSALVQGDPSTAEIPGRRAVTGLAFGVLISVLVVAGFAVYGWIVPGGSKAYTKAGVILVEKESGTRYVYLDGMLRPTPNLTSAMLIQGGAATVKLISQESIKDVPRGPSIGIDGAPQSIATGSMVAGPWLACLPGSVADTPGDRLGLNLDPRAEATAVPADRFVVVRGADGPTYLVTAERKYRVGDPAVLVALGATTTRRLPAPENWLAFLPDGPALAPATIPGEGQSGRVGDRTYPVGTLFRQQPDTGAEQLLVLRRDGLAPLSRTEFLLATATTGAKVVELTAADLAAARMSTDRSLLTRLPDLTGLTPQEPAPNALCLRQSAVDGTLFASTAVLVPLDRSGVGPAGQTSVHTRPGSGMAVLPAPFASDTVPPLPTYIADDGKAYPVGDQDSAKALKLDRVTHVPFPKELLALLPQGPALSLRAIAAAEVG, from the coding sequence GTGCAGACCCAGCGCGACCATGTGCACGCCCACCAGTTCATGATGGGCCGGCTCAGTTCCGCCCTGGTGCAGGGCGACCCGTCGACGGCGGAGATCCCCGGCCGGCGCGCCGTCACCGGCCTGGCCTTCGGCGTGCTCATCAGCGTGCTGGTCGTGGCCGGGTTCGCCGTCTACGGCTGGATCGTGCCCGGCGGCAGCAAGGCGTACACCAAGGCCGGCGTGATCCTGGTGGAGAAGGAGAGCGGCACCAGGTACGTCTACCTCGACGGGATGCTGCGGCCGACGCCGAACCTCACCTCGGCCATGCTGATCCAGGGCGGCGCGGCCACCGTGAAGCTGATCTCCCAGGAGTCGATCAAGGACGTACCGCGCGGACCGTCGATCGGCATCGACGGCGCGCCGCAGTCGATCGCCACCGGCTCGATGGTCGCCGGGCCGTGGCTGGCCTGCCTGCCCGGCTCGGTCGCCGACACCCCCGGCGACCGGCTCGGCCTCAACCTCGACCCGCGCGCGGAAGCCACTGCGGTACCGGCCGACCGGTTCGTGGTGGTCCGTGGCGCCGACGGGCCGACCTACCTGGTGACCGCCGAGCGCAAGTACCGGGTCGGCGACCCGGCAGTGCTCGTCGCGCTCGGCGCCACCACGACCCGCCGGCTGCCCGCGCCGGAGAACTGGCTCGCCTTCCTGCCCGACGGGCCGGCCCTGGCGCCGGCCACGATCCCCGGCGAAGGCCAGTCCGGCCGGGTCGGCGACCGTACGTACCCGGTCGGCACGCTGTTCCGCCAGCAGCCCGACACCGGCGCGGAGCAGCTGCTGGTGCTGCGCCGCGACGGCCTGGCGCCGCTGAGCCGCACCGAGTTCCTGCTCGCCACGGCCACCACCGGCGCGAAGGTGGTCGAGTTGACCGCCGCCGACCTCGCCGCGGCGCGTATGTCGACCGACCGGTCGCTGCTGACCCGGCTGCCCGACCTGACCGGCCTGACCCCGCAGGAGCCCGCCCCGAACGCGCTGTGCCTGCGGCAGAGTGCCGTGGACGGCACGCTGTTCGCCAGCACCGCCGTCCTCGTCCCGCTGGACCGCTCCGGCGTCGGCCCCGCCGGGCAGACGTCGGTACACACCCGGCCGGGCAGCGGCATGGCAGTGCTCCCGGCGCCGTTCGCCTCGGACACGGTGCCGCCCCTGCCCACGTACATCGCGGACGACGGAAAGGCGTACCCGGTCGGCGACCAGGACTCGGCGAAGGCGCTGAAGCTCGACCGGGTCACGCACGTGCCCTTCCCGAAGGAGTTGCTCGCGTTGCTGCCGCAGGGCCCGGCGCTGAGCCTGAGGGCCATCGCGGCCGCGGAAGTGGGGTAG
- a CDS encoding right-handed parallel beta-helix repeat-containing protein: protein MSRQVLVVGDRRAGSYPTIGSALSRAEPGATINVHPGRYVEKLVVGDRVTISAVQPGTVEVHVEEGSVLVVRGEGAQLRGITLGSADATLAAVDVYAGEVALDDCRVSGASWVTLLARMQGTVALRGCDVTSSAGAGVVVMSAGSSTIEDTVVHDVATSSVVAGESSALTLRRCRLQTAGANSVCVGGDARLTVEQCEIAGAGKPALVVEQRAWARIRGLTVTGSGNVDVFVRGEADVQISDSTFTGAAVQSAHIAEGASPSFRNCTFGGAGHTAVQVLGAGRPTFTDCTVLDSPVGVAVSGGAPRFLGLTVRGTREHVAMLTGESTVVMQRLRAEITAGAGLLVQDGASLEGADLAVDAGDASALTLTGPARAVVREARFTGTGAACVRVGPGADLTLRAALLRGSGVLVEGALQMGDSEIADAARDGLRVTGSATVTQVRVRNARADGVVFEAGSRGSVTDGEVLGSGAAGIGVDTEEPVALTRCVVRDSGGEDVRRAPGATVTAEALTVGRQQATPPPVPGPVPVPAAGDGGTAERSGGDELSEPLRQLNGLIGLRGVKQEVTALINLIKMSQVRLQLGLPMPPMSRHLVFAGPPGTGKTTVARLYGSVLKELGILSKGHMVEAARADLVGQYIGSTAIKTTELVTKALGGVLFIDEAYTLSSGSGGSGPDFGQEAIDALMKMMEDHRDELVVIVAGYSELMEQFLASNPGMASRFTRTIEFPNYSVGELVTITSNLVSKHYYELTDDAVDALTAYFTRVPRNATFGNGRVARKLFEALINNQASRLAANPPTKDNELNRLTAADVEPELALLEDLPVEPGEQPDAATDPTGAINAARSWKRICGLVGGQRVKEAAGQTLLRLCEGRNRRRGPGRTGNVLIGGAAGSGRSEYARLYTACLSELGLVPVGQLVRVSTRRELAPQWPGQAASLVAAVLDDAAGGVLQLDYADDGSGVAPEIAEALVAQMRSRLGDPVVVLTGEEPALASLRAAVPEVNEVFGQQWSVPEFSTDELAEIVLRHLVRRGHEVPDDVREALPRMAGQLPERTVHAAHQFSLALTRRTGSRTLALADLAAPPPPVGERLGGLAAVG, encoded by the coding sequence GTGAGTCGGCAGGTTCTCGTGGTGGGAGACCGCAGGGCGGGCTCCTATCCGACCATCGGCTCGGCGCTGTCCCGGGCCGAGCCCGGCGCCACCATCAACGTCCACCCCGGCCGGTACGTCGAGAAGCTGGTGGTCGGCGACCGGGTGACGATCAGCGCGGTCCAGCCCGGCACCGTCGAGGTGCACGTGGAGGAGGGCAGTGTCCTCGTCGTCCGCGGTGAGGGCGCCCAGTTGCGCGGCATCACGCTGGGCAGCGCCGACGCCACGCTGGCCGCCGTCGACGTGTACGCGGGCGAGGTGGCGCTGGACGACTGCCGGGTCAGCGGCGCCTCCTGGGTCACACTGCTGGCGCGTATGCAGGGCACTGTGGCTCTGCGCGGCTGCGACGTGACCAGCTCGGCCGGCGCGGGCGTGGTGGTGATGTCGGCCGGGTCCAGCACGATCGAGGACACTGTCGTCCACGACGTCGCCACGAGCAGTGTCGTGGCGGGGGAGAGCAGCGCCCTGACCCTGCGCCGCTGCCGCCTGCAGACGGCCGGCGCGAACAGCGTCTGCGTGGGCGGCGACGCCCGGCTCACCGTCGAGCAGTGCGAGATCGCCGGGGCGGGCAAGCCGGCTCTCGTGGTCGAGCAGCGGGCCTGGGCCCGCATCCGCGGCCTGACCGTCACCGGAAGCGGGAACGTCGACGTCTTCGTCCGTGGCGAGGCTGACGTGCAGATCAGCGACTCGACGTTCACCGGCGCCGCGGTGCAGTCGGCGCACATCGCCGAGGGCGCGTCGCCGTCGTTCCGGAACTGCACGTTCGGCGGGGCCGGGCACACCGCCGTGCAGGTGCTCGGCGCCGGGCGGCCGACCTTCACCGACTGCACCGTCCTGGACTCGCCGGTCGGCGTCGCGGTCAGCGGCGGCGCTCCGCGTTTCCTCGGGCTGACGGTCCGGGGCACGCGGGAGCACGTCGCCATGCTCACCGGTGAGTCGACGGTCGTCATGCAGCGGCTGCGGGCCGAGATCACCGCGGGCGCCGGGCTCCTGGTCCAGGACGGGGCCTCGCTGGAGGGCGCCGACCTGGCCGTCGACGCCGGGGACGCGTCCGCGCTCACGCTGACCGGCCCCGCGCGGGCCGTCGTGCGGGAGGCCCGCTTCACCGGTACGGGGGCCGCCTGCGTGCGGGTGGGCCCCGGTGCCGACCTGACGCTGCGCGCGGCCCTGCTGCGGGGCTCCGGCGTACTCGTCGAGGGTGCTCTCCAGATGGGCGACAGCGAGATCGCCGACGCGGCCCGGGACGGCCTGCGGGTGACCGGCTCGGCGACAGTGACGCAGGTCCGGGTGCGCAACGCCCGGGCGGACGGTGTGGTCTTCGAGGCGGGGTCCCGAGGCTCCGTCACCGACGGCGAGGTGCTCGGCAGTGGCGCGGCCGGGATCGGCGTGGACACCGAGGAGCCGGTCGCGCTCACCCGCTGCGTGGTGCGCGACAGCGGCGGCGAGGACGTGCGCCGGGCGCCCGGCGCCACGGTGACCGCCGAGGCCCTGACGGTGGGCCGTCAGCAGGCCACGCCGCCGCCGGTCCCCGGCCCGGTGCCCGTCCCGGCGGCCGGCGACGGCGGTACGGCGGAGCGGAGCGGCGGCGACGAGCTGAGCGAGCCGTTGCGCCAGTTGAACGGGCTGATCGGTCTGCGCGGGGTGAAGCAGGAGGTCACCGCGCTGATCAACCTGATCAAGATGTCGCAGGTGCGGCTCCAGCTGGGCCTGCCGATGCCGCCGATGAGCCGGCACCTGGTCTTCGCCGGTCCGCCCGGTACGGGCAAGACCACAGTGGCCCGCCTCTACGGCTCCGTGCTCAAGGAGCTGGGAATCCTGTCCAAGGGCCACATGGTCGAGGCGGCGCGGGCCGACCTGGTGGGCCAGTACATCGGCTCCACCGCGATCAAGACCACCGAGCTGGTGACCAAGGCGCTCGGCGGCGTGCTGTTCATCGACGAGGCGTACACGCTGTCCAGCGGCTCGGGCGGCTCGGGCCCGGACTTCGGTCAGGAGGCCATCGACGCGCTGATGAAGATGATGGAGGACCACCGCGACGAACTGGTGGTCATCGTCGCCGGGTACTCCGAGCTGATGGAGCAGTTCCTCGCCTCCAACCCCGGTATGGCGTCCCGCTTCACGCGCACCATCGAGTTCCCGAACTACTCGGTCGGGGAGCTCGTCACCATCACCTCGAACCTGGTCAGCAAGCACTACTACGAGTTGACCGACGACGCGGTGGACGCGCTGACCGCGTACTTCACCCGGGTGCCGAGGAACGCGACGTTCGGCAACGGCCGGGTCGCCCGCAAGCTGTTCGAGGCGCTGATCAACAACCAGGCGTCCCGGCTGGCGGCCAACCCGCCGACGAAGGACAACGAGCTGAACCGGCTCACCGCCGCCGATGTCGAGCCCGAGCTGGCGCTGCTGGAGGACCTGCCGGTCGAGCCCGGTGAGCAGCCCGACGCGGCGACCGACCCCACCGGCGCGATCAACGCGGCCCGTAGCTGGAAGCGGATCTGCGGGCTGGTCGGCGGGCAGCGGGTGAAGGAGGCGGCCGGGCAGACGCTGTTGCGGCTCTGCGAGGGACGCAACCGCCGGCGTGGCCCCGGCCGTACCGGAAACGTGCTGATCGGCGGCGCGGCCGGCAGCGGCCGCAGCGAGTACGCCCGGCTCTACACGGCCTGCCTGTCGGAGCTGGGCCTGGTGCCGGTCGGCCAACTGGTGCGGGTGAGCACGCGCCGGGAGCTGGCGCCGCAGTGGCCCGGCCAGGCGGCCAGCCTGGTGGCCGCGGTCCTCGACGACGCGGCCGGGGGTGTGCTCCAGCTCGACTACGCCGACGACGGGTCCGGTGTGGCGCCGGAGATCGCCGAGGCGCTCGTCGCGCAGATGCGCTCCCGGCTCGGCGACCCGGTGGTGGTGCTGACCGGCGAGGAGCCGGCGTTGGCGAGCCTGCGGGCCGCGGTGCCCGAGGTGAACGAGGTGTTCGGCCAGCAGTGGTCGGTGCCCGAGTTCAGCACCGACGAGCTGGCCGAGATCGTGCTGCGGCATCTGGTGCGGCGGGGCCACGAGGTCCCGGACGACGTCCGGGAGGCGCTGCCCCGGATGGCCGGTCAGCTGCCCGAGCGCACCGTCCACGCCGCCCACCAGTTCTCGCTCGCCCTGACCCGCCGCACCGGCTCCCGCACGCTCGCGCTCGCCGACCTGGCCGCGCCGCCGCCCCCGGTCGGCGAGCGTCTCGGTGGCCTGGCCGCCGTCGGCTGA
- a CDS encoding YbaB/EbfC family nucleoid-associated protein, producing MPPSFQEFMANAQRLEDQMRVAQTELEKAIVTGRSQDATVVVMANGLGKVQAVRVDPRVYEQRDAASLQAAIMEAIQAAAANAGKLATEKMGPVEINLH from the coding sequence ATCCCACCCTCGTTCCAGGAGTTCATGGCGAACGCGCAGCGGCTCGAGGACCAGATGCGCGTCGCGCAGACGGAGCTGGAGAAGGCGATCGTCACCGGCCGTTCCCAGGACGCGACGGTAGTGGTGATGGCCAATGGCCTGGGCAAGGTCCAGGCCGTCCGGGTCGACCCCCGGGTGTACGAGCAGCGTGACGCGGCGTCACTTCAAGCGGCGATCATGGAGGCGATCCAGGCCGCCGCCGCGAACGCCGGGAAGCTCGCCACGGAGAAGATGGGTCCCGTCGAAATCAATCTTCACTGA
- a CDS encoding helix-turn-helix transcriptional regulator has protein sequence MEMAVEQVAVFVHAPDPLTHTGLTAHLRSRSDVTLLDSADRTRAQVLIVAADRLTTDVIAMLRLAATEIGAPVVLVTTDISEQELLTAVECRVVAVLPRAAVTAERLAHSVLAAASGGGVLPPNLVGELLKHIERLQRDVLNPNGLNASGLTAREIDVLRLMAEGFDTNEIADELRYSERTVKNVIYGLNHRLKLRNRSHAVAYALRSGMI, from the coding sequence ATGGAGATGGCTGTGGAGCAAGTTGCCGTCTTTGTGCACGCGCCGGACCCGCTGACCCACACCGGGCTGACCGCCCACCTCCGGTCGCGGTCGGACGTCACGCTGCTGGACAGCGCGGACCGGACCCGCGCGCAGGTGCTGATCGTCGCGGCGGACCGGCTCACCACCGACGTGATCGCCATGCTGCGCCTCGCCGCGACCGAGATCGGCGCGCCCGTCGTGCTGGTCACGACGGACATCAGCGAGCAGGAACTGCTGACCGCTGTGGAGTGCCGGGTGGTGGCGGTCCTGCCCCGGGCGGCGGTCACCGCCGAACGCCTCGCGCACAGCGTGCTGGCGGCGGCCTCCGGCGGCGGGGTGCTGCCCCCGAACCTGGTGGGCGAACTGCTCAAGCACATCGAACGGCTCCAGCGCGACGTGCTCAACCCGAACGGGCTGAACGCCTCGGGGCTCACCGCGCGCGAGATCGACGTGCTCCGGCTCATGGCCGAGGGCTTCGACACCAACGAGATCGCCGACGAGCTGCGCTACTCCGAACGTACGGTGAAGAACGTCATCTACGGCCTCAACCACCGCCTGAAGCTGCGCAACCGCTCACACGCGGTCGCCTACGCCCTGCGCTCCGGCATGATCTGA